In Fusarium oxysporum Fo47 chromosome VII, complete sequence, the following proteins share a genomic window:
- a CDS encoding chaperonin 10-like protein, translated as MGNLMFEWLTYPLVLGYDVAGQVVKTGSRVTRFIDGDRIVGVAAAMDKRGRRPDKGAFQKLVVVREHLATKVPTGMKSAGASVLPLTAVTAAKTVLVQGAGTSIGKNAIQLAIAAGYHVIATASPENWDTMRNLCAFAVFDYRSSSVIDDVVTSLKDRKCAGAVAIGQGSLAKCVDIVKMIPGAAKNVAQVTIDMPESPPTSKFSILAARRIQV; from the exons ATGGGTAATTTAATGTTTGAGTGGCTTACCTATccccttgttcttggttaCGATGTCGCGGGCCAAGTCGTCAAAACTGGCTCCAGAGTTACTCGGTTCATAGACGGTGATAGAATCGTGGGAGTCGCAGCAGCTATGGATAAGCGTGGAAGAAGACCAGATAAAGGCGCTTTCCAAAAGCTTGTCGTGGTTAGAGAGCATTTGGCTACCAAAGTTCCTACAGGTATGAAGAGCGCTGGTGCGAGCGTGTTGCCTCTGACTGCGGTCACCGCTGC CAAGACAGTCCTGGTTCAGGGAGCCGGCACGAGTATAGGGAAGAACGCCATACAGCTTGCTATCGCGGCTGGCTACCATGTTATTGCAACGGCATCACCCGAAAACTGGGATACTATGCGTAATCTCTGTGCATTTGCAGTATTCGACTATCGCAGCTCGTCAGTCATAGACGATGTGGTGACTAGTTTGAAGGACAGAAAGTGTGCAGGTGCCGTAGCCATTGGACAAGGCTCCCTGGCAAAGTGCGTTGACATTGTCAAGATGATTCCTGGCGCTGCGAAGAATGTCGCTCAAGTCACAATTGATATGCCAGAGTCGCCACCAACAAGCAAGTTCTCTATCCTAGCTGCGAGGCGGATACAGGTCTGA